The Paeniglutamicibacter sulfureus genome includes a region encoding these proteins:
- a CDS encoding PTS sugar transporter subunit IIA: MTSIQPTPEDETTPELTTGAMVVLELATPTRDEAVAVLAERLLAARRIADLPGFLSDVHRHEHQLATGLPGGIGLAHARSSFVAAPSICVGVMAYGHGLDFGAKDGAAHVVLLLATPASSYSGHLSMLAALARSLAKESFRESLRRANDPGVIAELINSTVDFSTV, translated from the coding sequence ATGACTTCAATCCAGCCGACGCCGGAAGACGAGACAACCCCCGAGCTGACCACCGGCGCCATGGTGGTCCTTGAACTGGCCACCCCCACCCGCGACGAGGCGGTTGCGGTCCTGGCCGAGCGGCTCCTTGCGGCCCGCCGGATCGCGGACCTGCCCGGCTTCCTCTCCGATGTCCACCGCCACGAGCACCAGCTGGCCACCGGCCTTCCCGGCGGCATCGGCCTGGCCCACGCCCGCAGTTCCTTCGTGGCGGCGCCCAGCATCTGCGTGGGCGTCATGGCCTACGGCCACGGCCTGGACTTCGGTGCCAAGGACGGAGCAGCGCACGTGGTGCTGCTGCTGGCCACCCCCGCGTCCAGCTATTCCGGGCACCTGTCGATGCTCGCCGCGCTGGCCCGCTCGCTGGCCAAGGAGTCGTTCCGCGAATCCCTGCGCCGCGCCAACGACCCCGGGGTCATCGCCGAGCTGATCAACTCCACCGTCGACTTCTCCACCGTCTGA
- a CDS encoding GuaB3 family IMP dehydrogenase-related protein, with protein sequence MTYEIEIGRSKRAAQAYSLDDVAIVPNRRTRDPQDVSVTWQIDAYKFETPILGAPMDSVMSPATAIALGKLGGLGVLNLEGLWTRYEDPAKVLEEIAALQSANGGHFDPAITARLQELYAAPIQPELITARLAEIRDAGVTVAGSLTPQRTQEHYKTVVAAGVDVFVIRGTTVSAEHVSKNQEPLNLKQFIYELDVPVIVGGAAGYTPALHLMRTGAAGVLVGFGGGASGTTRRALGIHAPMATAISDVAEARRDYLDESGGRYVHVIADGGLGTSGDIVKAIAMGADAVMLGTALARAQEAPGAGWHWGMEAAHEDSPRGDRVKVGTVGPMETVLFGPSSHTNGTSNIVGALRRSMATTGYSDLKEFQRVDMVVSPYEAD encoded by the coding sequence GTGACTTACGAGATTGAAATCGGGCGCTCCAAGCGCGCAGCCCAGGCGTACTCCCTTGACGATGTGGCGATTGTTCCCAACCGCCGCACCCGCGACCCGCAGGATGTCTCGGTGACCTGGCAGATCGACGCCTACAAATTCGAGACCCCGATCCTGGGTGCGCCCATGGACTCGGTGATGAGCCCCGCCACCGCCATCGCGCTGGGCAAGCTCGGCGGCCTGGGCGTGCTGAACCTCGAGGGGCTGTGGACCCGCTACGAGGATCCGGCCAAGGTGCTCGAGGAGATCGCCGCCCTTCAGTCCGCCAACGGCGGGCACTTCGACCCGGCCATCACCGCACGCCTGCAGGAGCTGTACGCAGCCCCCATCCAGCCCGAGCTGATCACCGCGCGCCTGGCGGAAATCCGCGACGCCGGGGTGACGGTGGCCGGTTCGCTGACCCCGCAGCGCACCCAGGAACACTACAAGACCGTCGTGGCCGCCGGCGTTGACGTGTTCGTCATCCGCGGCACCACCGTCTCGGCCGAGCACGTGTCCAAGAACCAGGAACCGCTGAACCTCAAGCAGTTCATCTACGAGCTCGACGTCCCGGTCATCGTGGGCGGAGCCGCCGGCTACACCCCGGCACTGCACCTGATGCGCACCGGCGCCGCCGGCGTGCTGGTGGGCTTTGGCGGAGGCGCCTCGGGCACCACCCGCCGCGCACTGGGCATCCACGCGCCGATGGCCACCGCCATCTCCGACGTCGCCGAGGCCCGCCGCGACTACCTGGACGAGTCCGGCGGACGCTACGTGCACGTGATCGCCGACGGCGGCCTGGGCACCAGCGGCGACATCGTCAAGGCCATCGCCATGGGCGCCGACGCCGTGATGCTCGGCACCGCCCTGGCCCGCGCGCAGGAAGCCCCGGGAGCCGGCTGGCACTGGGGAATGGAGGCCGCGCACGAGGACAGCCCGCGCGGGGACCGGGTCAAGGTCGGCACCGTTGGACCCATGGAGACGGTGCTCTTCGGCCCCTCCAGCCACACCAACGGCACCTCGAACATCGTCGGAGCGCTGCGCCGCTCGATGGCCACCACCGGGTATTCGGACCTCAAGGAATTCCAGCGCGTCGACATGGTGGTTTCCCCCTACGAGGCCGACTAG